Within Citrus sinensis cultivar Valencia sweet orange chromosome 1, DVS_A1.0, whole genome shotgun sequence, the genomic segment TGTAAGTCGTGTAGGTCATGTAAGAAATATAGTCGTGTAGGTAATGTAAGAAATATAGTCGTGTAGGTCATGTAAGAAATATAGTCGTGTAGGTCATGTAGGTCGTGTAGTTACttgtatatgaaatttaatattattttttttattgtatcatCAGATATGGTTTTGGTACGTGTGCATATTCTCTTCAATGGTGAATGGATTGAGCAAAATGACGAGTATAAGTCAAATGTTCAAAGGATAAAGGGATAATAATACCACGATCGATAACATATGCCGAATTGGTGGAGAAAATAGTTGAGttgaaatgttttaaaatgagaataacttaataattttttatcagtttttaAAGGGTATCGATGAAAATTTTGGTAAAAATACATTTGAGGatattgagataatttttgaataatggaGGTGTACCGGGCGCAATTGCCACGTCGATAGCAGCGTCTTATTAGCAGTAAAATAGAAGTAATAAATCCATCTATGAGATTGGTCAGCTTCAGGTTGCTCCTCTCCTCCTCGAGCTCTTAGGTTTTGATAGCAGTGCGTGTGGGTGCTGCTTCCTTGTTTGGTTAAAGTTCAAATTAAGAATTATATCGAGTTCCTATATGGCTTCTCAATCTGCTAATTTATGGGTATTGTTGGGTCTGGGTTTAGCTGGAATTCTGCTAATGACTAAAAAGCTTAAGAAGAATATAAAACAAGATTTTGGAGCGTTCATCGAGAAACTTCAACTGCTTCCTCCGCCTCAGCCCCTTCCTCCAAAAGCCCCTCATCCTCTTACCGGCCTCTCTTTTGCCGTCTCTGACCTGTATCTATTTATCAACCTTTCACtttcacttttattttaacatttttattttgtttcattttattttattgtattttctttattatttttgtgttgaCAGATTCGATATCGAAGGATACGTGACTGGTTTTGGGCATCCAGAGTGGGCCCGGACGCACAGTGCAGCTTCTCGAACGTCTACTGTGGTTTCCACCCTCGTCGAAGGAGGTGCCACTTGCATTGGCAAAACTGTGGTTGATGAATTTGCCTACAggtctctattttttttttaatttttggggaCGATTAACAGTTGTtgctttttgttattaattttctgaattttctGTGCTGGTACTCACTTCATTTTGCAGTATAAATGGAACAAATAAGCATTATGATACGCCTACTAATCCTGCTGCACCTTCACAAATGCCGGGTGGATCTTCTAGTGGGGCTGCTGTGGCCGTTGCTGCTGATCTTGTTGATTTCTCCTTGGGTGAGCTTTTTCTTAGGTTTCCGTAGCCCAATTCTGTGTTATCCATGCATTAaagattcaaaaaaaaaaaaaaaattccaagtTAGCTTAACTTTGGAGGAGTTgagcatttttatttgttatcaataaATCTAGGCAGCCGAGTTCTTAGTTGGGATAGAATTTCTgtgcaacaaaaaaaaaaagaaaaagaaaagcatacATGTCTTTCAGTGATGATAATATTTATCATAcaaatctcatatttaattgatGATAAGTGTTAATGGCATTAGTTTAGCTGTACTATTTTTTGCTTCTCatataactataaattttgaacATAACCATGCTAACTATGGCAGGTCCAAATTTGCTAGTTTTATTAACATGTCATCAGGCGCTTGCTACatggttttttaatttacataaaatattttggcttgcttttgtgtttttatgttgtttatgcttaattaccaaattaagctaGTGTCATcgaattttgaataattgagTCTCATATGATTTATTGGCAGGTATTGATACTGTTGGAGGTGTGAGGGTACCTTCTGCATTTTGTGGAATTTTAGGGTTCCGGCCCTCCTATGGGGCTGTTTCCCACATGGGGATTATACCCATTTCAACAAGTCTTGATACTGTTGGTACGCATCACTGAAATTCTTATGTTCTTAATTCATAAATGATAGGTTCCTGAGGAACCAAAACCATACATGTCCCAAGTGCTGTCTCATCTTTGTGTTCTGTTGTATTGCTTGAGGAGATGGTAGGAACAGTAGTCCTTGGActgcatattatttttattattacatgaGGTTGTGCTAATTGTTTTCTGGACATGctaaaatatatgattttatttatttgttttgagaGAGCATGTTACTCTTTAGATTTGTGTTTGTGAAAGTTCGGTAAGATGAAGTTTACTTGGAAATTACATTCTGAAGTTCTAACATGTATATTGAAGAGTGATATGAATTACAGTTATCATCTAAATTTGAACCGGTTTTATTTGAAAAGGAAGATGTTAGAAATACACTTGCTGGCCAAGTTTTCAGTACTTCCATTTGGTgaatatttcattaatattgAGTTAATTCTATTTGACTTGCATTAAAGAGTGGATGTTATCTGAACAGAAAAAGGAGAGACATAGAGGAGAAAACAGAGGCCTTTTGTTTGGAAACTGCAAACTACTGACAAGTACATCTATATAATTGCATTAGACTAATGCTCATTCAAGAGAATGTATTGAAGCAGAagtgaataaattatttccattataTATTTCGGTTATACCATTCACATGTTGATTCATTgttcaagaaaaagaatgttactaataaaatattagaattataattatcttgaaattcttagttgtatttaataaaatcatcttAAGGGcttaaatataacaaaaacatgactgtataaaaataaaagatgaagcatttatcatttatgcataatgtgatttgattttattgttagaTTACACAGTGGTATGTTTCCAGCCGGTTATTGGTTGCTTCTTGGCAATAAGTATGTAGAGTTAATTGACCAATATGATGCGGCTGTTAATGTGTGGCTTGGATTCCAGGAGTGGGATAGATCTTCATGAATTTCTCCTACATTTGTGCTACTGTGGGActgatgaaaataaattttaggtCAAACAAACCTTACAGTTTTGGTGTTATTCAGCAGATCTGTGAATGTAATGTATGATATGACCTAAGTTTAATCTCGAACTGATAAATGAAGTCTTGCATGGCATTTTTGTACGTTTTGCAGACATCTTCTGTGCATTGTGTAGTTTGTGTCTTATGCCtccattaatatttcattgcAGGTTGGTTTGCTAGGGATCCTAAAATTCTGCGTCATGTTGGCCATGTGTTGCTGCAACTTCCATTTGCAGCTCAACGTAGTCCAAGACAAATTATAATTGCTGATGATTGTTTTGAGCTCTTGAAGATTCCTGCTGACAGGGTTGTTCAGGTGGTAATTAAGTCAACTGAGAAGCTTTTTGGAAGTAAGTTCTTGTGCTTTGAACCTTTAATCATTAGCCTTTTTTTGAGGAAAATCCatttaagtttactttttaAGCTCTTTTGCTTGTGTAAATTGGCATTTCTCTGATTTTTCTGTCAATAATCTTGTTCAGGACAAGTGTTGAAGCATGAAAACCTCGGAGAATATTTTGATTCTAAAGTTCCAAGCTTGAAAGGTTTTCACAAAACAAATGGTGAACTTAAAAATGTTATGCGGTTAATCCAGCGGTGAGCTCACTTCTTTATGAAATAAGTTTGTTAAGAATCTGCATTGTTTCATGGCATGGCTAAGACTTGAGTGTTCCATGTCTCAACTTTCTTTTGAAGGTTATCACCCTTTGTCGTATGCTTGTCTGCTTGTGTGAATATTGCTGATTGTGGTTTCATGATTCTGAAATAATACAATCCTGTCATCTAACTTCTCCTACATATTCCCAAACTGCTTTGTGTGACTTAAATGTGAAACCATTGAAAATAGCTGTTCATTCAGCTGgcatgtttaatattttttccctctttcttGTTCGTGTTGCCATGTATTGAATAGTTCTTGCATTTTCCAATGCTTGGGCACTTGAGTAAAAGGATGGCTATGCTACAAGTGTAATGTAGGTGGGAAGGTCTGTCTTGGTGTTGCCATTTAGTATTTGAGGAAGTAGTTGCTAAATTTTTGGGTGGCCGCAAGGAGAAAGTACTTTAGAACTGTGATGTGCCCCACAGTTCTCCCAATGAGAAAATGCCATGATGGTGCATGGTGGCATGCACTGTATCAACCCTCTTACTTCACATACAAATATAACTAATACCTTCACATGATAACTGATGTAACAATGAGTCAGGTACATAAGTTTGTTTTCGGTTTTCGCTCATTCCACTACTTTAATACACATAAGTTTGTATCAGATAGTTTGCcggataatttatatatatatttttattgaaatgacAATCATTAATAGGGGGATCGTAATATATGAAACCTGAAAGAAGTATTTTGTTGGGGAAGGTTTTGTACTGAGATGAATCTATCTTACGGGGCGGGCCTTAATGTTCATATTTCAAGCACTAACTTAAATATGATATATGTGTAACAGAGGGGGGCCTGATAAGATAAGATGTTTCTCATGTCCCCTGATCCACTTTACTGTGAGTGGATAGAATCTGTTGATGTCAAGTTTGCACTATTGCATATGTGCATCATTTTGGCTTTGGGATTCAATCCTGTGAACGATTTTGATTGTATTCTGCTGGCATGGTGCGTGTAGAGAATTGTGTAATTAGATCTACATTTTTCATTCCCTTGCCTTTCCTCACTAGATAATGGATTAATTCagttttttatcttttcaaatgCAGATATGAGttcaaaaataatcataatgaATGGATTGAATCAGTAAAACCTGCTCTAGATCCTGATATCTCTGCAGAAATTGGAGAAATGTTGGAAATTTCAGAGACAGTGATAGAAAACTGCAAATCCATTCGGAATGAAATGCGTTCAGCTATCAGTTCTCTTTTGAAGGTAACATTTTTCGCTAATTGTGGAACACGTGCAATTGTATATAAGAATGGTCACTTACATAATATATTTCTCTTGGTTTTGGTTGCTATAATAGAGCTGATATTCTGTGTGTTCGTATACTTTTTGTTTGCTGTGTACTCACTGAAAGAAATTAAGGTTGCTTTGCTTTTTTAAACTTCTTCCATTCTCGAAAGAAGCTATTGAAAATCAATGGACTTTTTAGGTTGTTAGTTAAGGTCAGCTCTATATGTGCTGGTATTTTTGTACCCAAGGAGATAGTCTAGGATTCTTGAAGTAAAGCAAGAGGTCTGGTATCAAATATCCACGACACCAACCTTGGATGGTGAGGTAAGTTTAATCTGTTTCTGTAATTGAGGTGACTTGGGAGGCATGTGTCGGTAGAACAAAGGCCTAATATAATTAGAATTGGATGAAAAGAGAACAGATAGGCAGAGTTAGGTTTAATCTGGTTTTGTGCTTGAGGTGGCGTTTGTCGTTACAAGGgctaaaataatagaaatcgATAAAGAGAGGACAGATTCAAATCTGTTTTCAACGTTTGCCTTAAGGAAATCTTCGAACTaataatcaaaaaataaaatttgagtaaaggGGTGATTTTTGAAGAATCAATGACTCCACACACTTCGGGTCATTGATCACTATCAGTAATTTTGACTCGTtgctacatttttttttttttttatgtcaaaaatctttttcatcTTGTTAAAAGTGCTGATACATTCTGGTCCTGTTGTATATCTTGCCTGGTGAAAACCTGTGATAGGGTGAAAGTTTCACATGCACACTATGTTATGGTCATGGTTCCTCTGGGAATTGTTGTCGGTTTCAGCTAGGTCTTATTTCATCCATTCTCTATAGAGACTGCTTAATGATTCCGCCATGTCTACACTAGTTCTGAATTCTCATTTggttgcttttcttttttcaaattaagccTTTTAACTTGCAAGTTTACTTGTATTTATTCCCTTGTGATCTTCCTTGGATCTACTTTGATCTTTCTCTGATTATTCGAATTTTGATGCTTTTACcaaaattttgatgattattcaaAAGGAGAAACATCTTGCATATGCTTTCAGTAACCATCCTGGGGGTTTTAGTTGACgaactttatttttgttcttttagtGAACAGAAAAGTGGCATTCTAACACTGTTGTATTGACTATGCCTGTCTTATATGGTAATGTTTTAGGATGATGGTATTCTAGTGACTCCTACCACTGCTTATCCTCCTCCAAAACTTGGTGGGAAGGAGATGTTATCAGAGGATTATCAGAACAGGGCATTCAGTCTGCTGAGTATTGCTAGTGTATCAGGTTGCTGTCAGGtgaaatactctctctctctctctctctctctctctctctctctttgtgtgtgtgtctgGACCAACAGTTTCATATGTCTTTACATTCTCATACGGAAACAAGTTCTATGGTTtgcttaatttcttttttttttttttatggtaagaattttgaaattttaattaactttgttttCCTAATTTTTCAGGTCACTGTACCACTTGGATATTATGATAAGTGTCCTACATCAGTGTCCTTCATAGCCAGGCATGGGGGTGATCGTTTTTTGCTGGATACTGTGCAGAATATGTATGCATCTCTACAAGAGCAGGCTGATATTGCTACTAAATCTAAGCTGTCAACTAATACTTTCAACCAGAAACAATCTGCAGAGATTGCTAAAGAAAAGGTACATAACCACTGTCTATCTCTTATCTATTTTTAGTTGTCTTGTTGCAGATTCTTCTGGTcctttgaaataaatttgaattatattattttgcaattCATTTATCTGGATGTTCTACTATGTGTATCTTTTCCTTTGATTTCTCTTTGTATGGTCATTTTTCCCCTGAAATGACAGTTGAGATTTCCTGGTTCTACTTTCTGGATATACTCTGAATTTACTTTTTCGGATTTCATCTGTAATAAAAGcttattaatttagaaaagttctattttattaatttttttctctcaaaattgtCCAAGGAGTTTGCTTCTGAGTACATATGGTAACAATTTGAAGACTGTGAAGTCATTTGAAATGCATGTTGGTCTGTAAATGACAGGATGTCATGTTTTTTGGTCAACTATTGTATTGTTGCTTAGAAAAATTTTTTGGCATTGGAAAAGTTGAAGTACTTGAGACTTTGGTCTTTGGATTGCCGATTATGTTGAGTCTTTATTAAGTAAATTGACATGTTTTTTGAGATgctctcttatttttaaattcttaaggTATTTTTGGAGCTAGTGGACATCTTATTTACCTTTTGTAAACTTTTATCTATAGACAATCCACTTAACTTTTTCCTCAAAAAGTAAATTGATATGTTGATTATGGTTTTTTGTCCTGGGGAACCtgttattctttaatttcagAGTTCAATGGAAATATAGTCTAGTCTAATACGAAGAAGTAGCCAGGTGGATTGCTACCAATCAATTTAGGGCCATTACGGGCATCAATCATAGTTTATGGTCTTTtagatctctctctctctctctctctctctggtTTCTTCTTGTGTTGAGGGGTGGGGGGCATAAagtagctactttcaagactTGAAATTAGGCTAATCTAAGGCGTAACATGTTCTAAATGGCaaaaccgaaaaaaaaaaaaaaactccctCTTCTTCACTTCTTACCCTAccctttttttcaaaaaaataacagtTGTTCTAAATGGCAATTGGTTTGATCCCAAAATTATTACAGCAAGAGCATAGTATCTCCAGTAGTTTCTTTGGACTAGAAGTGCCACATGCCGTACTCATTTATTTCCTTGCACCTTAGTTTTCCCCACAAATATCTGTCGGAAGAATTTTCAAAAGACGCAAAATGCAAATCCACAACAAAAGCTAATCGAACAAGTATATAAACAATAAAGCAACAATCATGCTCAAAATCAAATTGCATTTTCCCCTGTGAAGGTATTTTCTCCCACACATCCTAAATATCAACTGTGAAaagaagatttttcaaatttacgAGTGAcacaaataacaaacaaagaaagaaattatgaaCCATATGAGAGCTGGGGTCATTTCCAGCTTTTATTTTAAGGAGGAGACAGGGGTGGAATGCTGCATTTCTTGTATGTGTTAGAAATCATGGGA encodes:
- the LOC102623118 gene encoding outer envelope protein 64, chloroplastic, which codes for MASQSANLWVLLGLGLAGILLMTKKLKKNIKQDFGAFIEKLQLLPPPQPLPPKAPHPLTGLSFAVSDLFDIEGYVTGFGHPEWARTHSAASRTSTVVSTLVEGGATCIGKTVVDEFAYSINGTNKHYDTPTNPAAPSQMPGGSSSGAAVAVAADLVDFSLGIDTVGGVRVPSAFCGILGFRPSYGAVSHMGIIPISTSLDTVGWFARDPKILRHVGHVLLQLPFAAQRSPRQIIIADDCFELLKIPADRVVQVVIKSTEKLFGRQVLKHENLGEYFDSKVPSLKGFHKTNGELKNVMRLIQRYEFKNNHNEWIESVKPALDPDISAEIGEMLEISETVIENCKSIRNEMRSAISSLLKDDGILVTPTTAYPPPKLGGKEMLSEDYQNRAFSLLSIASVSGCCQVTVPLGYYDKCPTSVSFIARHGGDRFLLDTVQNMYASLQEQADIATKSKLSTNTFNQKQSAEIAKEKGNQAYKDKQWLKAISFYTEAIKLNGNNATYYSNRAAAYLESGSFLQAEADCTKAINLDKKNVKAYLRRGTAREMLGYYKEAIEDFSYALVLEPTNKRASLSADRLRKVFM